From one Simplicispira suum genomic stretch:
- the rpmI gene encoding 50S ribosomal protein L35: MPKMKTKSSAKKRFRVRPGGTVKRGHAFKRHILTKKTTKNKRHLRGITAVHETNMASMAQMLPFAGL, from the coding sequence ATGCCCAAAATGAAGACCAAGAGCAGCGCAAAGAAGCGCTTTCGCGTTCGCCCGGGTGGTACTGTCAAGCGCGGTCACGCCTTCAAGCGTCACATCCTGACCAAGAAAACCACCAAGAACAAGCGCCATTTGCGTGGCATCACGGCTGTCCATGAGACCAATATGGCCTCCATGGCGCAGATGCTGCCCTTCGCTGGCCTGTAA
- the rplT gene encoding 50S ribosomal protein L20: protein MPRVKRGVTAHARHKKVLALAKGFRGRRGNVFRIAKQAVMKAGQYAYRDRRAKKRVFRRLWIARINAGARELGLTYSQFANGLKKASIEIDRKMLADLAVHDKAAFGSIVEQVKAKLAA from the coding sequence ATGCCTCGCGTCAAACGTGGTGTAACGGCTCACGCCCGTCACAAAAAAGTTCTGGCCCTTGCCAAGGGTTTTCGCGGTCGCCGCGGTAACGTTTTCCGGATCGCCAAACAGGCGGTCATGAAGGCTGGGCAATATGCTTACCGCGACCGCCGTGCGAAAAAGCGCGTCTTCCGCCGCCTCTGGATTGCCCGTATCAACGCCGGTGCGCGCGAACTGGGCCTGACCTACAGCCAGTTCGCCAACGGCCTGAAAAAAGCATCCATCGAGATCGACCGCAAGATGCTGGCCGATCTGGCTGTGCACGACAAAGCAGCCTTTGGCAGCATCGTGGAACAGGTGAAGGCCAAGCTGGCTGCCTGA